A genome region from Phoenix dactylifera cultivar Barhee BC4 chromosome 18, palm_55x_up_171113_PBpolish2nd_filt_p, whole genome shotgun sequence includes the following:
- the LOC103698680 gene encoding zinc finger CCCH domain-containing protein 13-like isoform X2, with amino-acid sequence MADFRQKDADLEFRRGLEELVRGHLDGCMTAFSSSRGGVEEEGASGDGGPDQLVRRRRRSDLVGDDLAESSAAARRHSRILSRWVARQAEEMITTIERRNRESELMALAGLHTVSMLDSSFLRESRLSPSSVERPVAARAPSILQMWRELEDMSAPTERRSAAPALEAGSRNRAESRERELRGSSEDASESDYTGYDRWARGTIGSTGRPGEEEEEDRGSSREQSPDIGDGERERVRQIVSGWMTENGMGEAESRVSPRNESPTDEWLGEIERERVRLAREWVQMVSQQRDARDSRTVDRDRDGSVTDLEEGQPEHLRRDLLRLRGRQARLELIMRVARERQRELQSLSEHRVVSEFAHRNRIQSLLRGRFLRNGGPSEERPPSVAAQELGQLRQRHPVSGLREGFHFGLENIVRGQAINRSDTSATQNMTVSRNNRSQLSTGVELLNDNHEQSQLRSENIDIHQSTETHETAGLENSMLNEIVDMQESANQVENWQEEDIEHERREWQQSTEGGYSDWHEETGEESDENWHENMEQEWSRESPEDEDGEDSHLLEVHEEWHEDESHEDDEHSDPPRGQRPIPIRRVNRFNLPDDDNVYSMELRELLSRRSVSNLLRSGFRESLDQLIQSYVQQQARAPLDWDLHRTLPTTTLPEENQDQHRDDADQDLQDSVPRPPPVLLPPPFPPRQPLWHSALHHSNWTRQSLHRSEIEWDIINDLRADMARLQQGMSHMQRMFEACMDMQLELQRSIRQEVSAALNCSAGGQGHVWTADQLIHIGGRFEARWDGMMRKGERGIISGWIQMEPSEERDLLCLLRQSY; translated from the exons ATGGCGGATTTCCGGCAGAAGGACGCCGATCTGGAGTTCCGGAGAGGCCTGGAGGAGCTGGTGCGCGGCCACCTCGACGGCTGCATgaccgccttctcctcctcccgcgGTGGTGTCGAGGAGGAAGGCGCCTCTGGCGACGGAGGACCAGACCAGCTCGTCCGTCGCCGCCGGCGATCGGATTTGGTGGGAGACGACCTCGCCGAGTCCTCTGCCGCCGCGCGGCGGCACTCCCGGATCCTCAGCCGCTGGGTCGCCCGCCAGGCTGAGGAGATGATCACCACCATCGAGCGGAGGAATCGGGAGTCCGAGCTCATGGCCCTCGCGGGGCTTCACACGGTTTCTATGCTTGATTCGTCCTTCCTCCGAGAGTCCCGGCTGTCGCCCTCGTCGGTGGAGCGGCCGGTGGCGGCGCGGGCGCCGTCGATCCTTCAGATGTGGAGGGAGCTCGAGGATATGTCAGCCCCCACGGAGCGGAGAAGCGCCGCCCCCGCCCTTGAGGCGGGCAGCCGAAACCGGGCTGAGAGCCGGGAGCGGGAACTCCGTGGCAGCTCGGAGGATGCGAGCGAGAGTGACTATACTGGCTACGATCGTTGGGCTCGTGGAACTATAGGTTCGACGGGAAGACCGggcgaggaggaagaggaggatcgGGGGTCTAGCAGGGAGCAGTCACCTGATATTGGGGATggcgagagggagagggtgagaCAGATCGTTAGTGGGTGGATGACGGAGAACGGGATGGGAGAGGCAGAGTCGAGAGTTTCTCCGAGGAATGAAAGCCCGACGGATGAATGGCTTGGTGAGATCGAAAGGGAGAGAGTGAGGTTGGCGAGGGAGTGGGTGCAGATGGTGAGCCAGCAGAGGGATGCCCGGGATAGCAGGACGGTGGACAGGGATCGTGATGGGTCTGTCACGGATCTGGAGGAAGGGCAGCCGGAGCATCTGAGGAGGGATTTGCTGAGGCTTCGAGGCCGGCAAGCTCGCCTGGAACTGATCATGAGGGTGGCGAGGGAGAGGCAGAGGGAGCTTCAAAGCTTGTCAGAGCATCGGGTAGTTTCAGAATTTGCTCACCGCAATCGAATTCAG TCGCTCCTCCGAGGTAGATTCTTAAGAAATGGAGGACCTAGTGAGGAGAGGCCACCTTCAGTGGCAGCACAAGAATTAGGTCAGCTAAGACAACGCCATCCTGTCTCTGGTTTGAG AGAGGGATTTCACTTCGGGCTAGAGAATATTGTTCGTGGTCAAGCAATCAACCGGTCTGATACTTCAGCTACTCAAAACATGACTGTTTCTAGAAATAATCGATCTCAACTGAGCACTGGGGTGGAGCTACTGAATGATAACCATGAACAGTCCCAACTTAGGAGTGAGAATATTGATATTCATCAATCAACAGAGACACATGAAACAGCTGGGTTGGAAAACAGCATGCTTAATGAAATTGTGGACATGCAAGAATCAGCGAATCAAGTGGAGAATTGGCAGGAAGAAGATATAGAACATGAGAGAAGAGAATGGCAACAGTCTACTGAAGGTGGTTACAGTGATTGGCATGAAGAGACTGGCGAAGAATCTGATGAGAACTGGCATGAAAATATGGAACAAGAATGGTCGCGTGAATCACCAGAagatgaagatggagaagaCAGTCATCTCCTGGAAGTACACGAGGAGTGGCATGAGGATGAATCTCATGAAGATGATGAGCATTCAGATCCTCCAAGAGGTCAACGGCCCATTCCTATTAGAAGAGTCAATAGATTTAATCTGCCTGATGATGATAATGTGTACAGCATGGAACTAAGAGAACTCTTAAGCAG gAGAAGTGTTTCTAATCTTCTTCGCAGTGGGTTTCGTGAAAGTTTAGACCAGTTGATACAATCCTATGTTCAACAGCAGGCCCGTGCTCCCCTTGATTGGGACCTGCATAGAACTTTGCCTACCACCACTTTACCAGAGGAAAATCAGGACCAGCACAGGGATGATGCAGATCAGGATCTTCAGGATTCTGTTCCCAGGCCTCCTCCTGTGCTACtacctccaccttttccacctCGACAACCACTATGGCACTCAGCACTGCATCATAGTAATTGGACTAGACAGAGCCTGCATCGTTCAGAAATT GAATGGGATATTATTAATGATTTGAGGGCGGACATGGCTAGGCTTCAGCAAGGGATGAGTCACATGCAGAGAATGTTCGAGGCTTGCATGGATATGCAACTAGAACTGCAACGTTCGATCAGGCAGGAAGTTTCTGCAGCTTTGAACTGCTCTGCTGGAGGACAAG GCCATGTTTGGACGGCGGATCAGCTTATACATATAGGTGGGAGGTTTGAAGCGCGATGGGATGGAATGATGAGAAA GGGTGAGCGAGGAATTATCTCAGGATGGATCCAAATGGAGCCAAGTGAGGAAAGGGACTTGTTGTGTCTGCTGCGACAGTCATATTGA
- the LOC103698680 gene encoding zinc finger CCCH domain-containing protein 13-like isoform X1, whose translation MADFRQKDADLEFRRGLEELVRGHLDGCMTAFSSSRGGVEEEGASGDGGPDQLVRRRRRSDLVGDDLAESSAAARRHSRILSRWVARQAEEMITTIERRNRESELMALAGLHTVSMLDSSFLRESRLSPSSVERPVAARAPSILQMWRELEDMSAPTERRSAAPALEAGSRNRAESRERELRGSSEDASESDYTGYDRWARGTIGSTGRPGEEEEEDRGSSREQSPDIGDGERERVRQIVSGWMTENGMGEAESRVSPRNESPTDEWLGEIERERVRLAREWVQMVSQQRDARDSRTVDRDRDGSVTDLEEGQPEHLRRDLLRLRGRQARLELIMRVARERQRELQSLSEHRVVSEFAHRNRIQSLLRGRFLRNGGPSEERPPSVAAQELGQLRQRHPVSGLREGFHFGLENIVRGQAINRSDTSATQNMTVSRNNRSQLSTGVELLNDNHEQSQLRSENIDIHQSTETHETAGLENSMLNEIVDMQESANQVENWQEEDIEHERREWQQSTEGGYSDWHEETGEESDENWHENMEQEWSRESPEDEDGEDSHLLEVHEEWHEDESHEDDEHSDPPRGQRPIPIRRVNRFNLPDDDNVYSMELRELLSRRSVSNLLRSGFRESLDQLIQSYVQQQARAPLDWDLHRTLPTTTLPEENQDQHRDDADQDLQDSVPRPPPVLLPPPFPPRQPLWHSALHHSNWTRQSLHRSEIEWDIINDLRADMARLQQGMSHMQRMFEACMDMQLELQRSIRQEVSAALNCSAGGQGVSEELSQDGSKWSQVRKGTCCVCCDSHIDSLLYRCGHMCTCSKCANELVRGGGKCPLCRAPIAEVIRAYSIL comes from the exons ATGGCGGATTTCCGGCAGAAGGACGCCGATCTGGAGTTCCGGAGAGGCCTGGAGGAGCTGGTGCGCGGCCACCTCGACGGCTGCATgaccgccttctcctcctcccgcgGTGGTGTCGAGGAGGAAGGCGCCTCTGGCGACGGAGGACCAGACCAGCTCGTCCGTCGCCGCCGGCGATCGGATTTGGTGGGAGACGACCTCGCCGAGTCCTCTGCCGCCGCGCGGCGGCACTCCCGGATCCTCAGCCGCTGGGTCGCCCGCCAGGCTGAGGAGATGATCACCACCATCGAGCGGAGGAATCGGGAGTCCGAGCTCATGGCCCTCGCGGGGCTTCACACGGTTTCTATGCTTGATTCGTCCTTCCTCCGAGAGTCCCGGCTGTCGCCCTCGTCGGTGGAGCGGCCGGTGGCGGCGCGGGCGCCGTCGATCCTTCAGATGTGGAGGGAGCTCGAGGATATGTCAGCCCCCACGGAGCGGAGAAGCGCCGCCCCCGCCCTTGAGGCGGGCAGCCGAAACCGGGCTGAGAGCCGGGAGCGGGAACTCCGTGGCAGCTCGGAGGATGCGAGCGAGAGTGACTATACTGGCTACGATCGTTGGGCTCGTGGAACTATAGGTTCGACGGGAAGACCGggcgaggaggaagaggaggatcgGGGGTCTAGCAGGGAGCAGTCACCTGATATTGGGGATggcgagagggagagggtgagaCAGATCGTTAGTGGGTGGATGACGGAGAACGGGATGGGAGAGGCAGAGTCGAGAGTTTCTCCGAGGAATGAAAGCCCGACGGATGAATGGCTTGGTGAGATCGAAAGGGAGAGAGTGAGGTTGGCGAGGGAGTGGGTGCAGATGGTGAGCCAGCAGAGGGATGCCCGGGATAGCAGGACGGTGGACAGGGATCGTGATGGGTCTGTCACGGATCTGGAGGAAGGGCAGCCGGAGCATCTGAGGAGGGATTTGCTGAGGCTTCGAGGCCGGCAAGCTCGCCTGGAACTGATCATGAGGGTGGCGAGGGAGAGGCAGAGGGAGCTTCAAAGCTTGTCAGAGCATCGGGTAGTTTCAGAATTTGCTCACCGCAATCGAATTCAG TCGCTCCTCCGAGGTAGATTCTTAAGAAATGGAGGACCTAGTGAGGAGAGGCCACCTTCAGTGGCAGCACAAGAATTAGGTCAGCTAAGACAACGCCATCCTGTCTCTGGTTTGAG AGAGGGATTTCACTTCGGGCTAGAGAATATTGTTCGTGGTCAAGCAATCAACCGGTCTGATACTTCAGCTACTCAAAACATGACTGTTTCTAGAAATAATCGATCTCAACTGAGCACTGGGGTGGAGCTACTGAATGATAACCATGAACAGTCCCAACTTAGGAGTGAGAATATTGATATTCATCAATCAACAGAGACACATGAAACAGCTGGGTTGGAAAACAGCATGCTTAATGAAATTGTGGACATGCAAGAATCAGCGAATCAAGTGGAGAATTGGCAGGAAGAAGATATAGAACATGAGAGAAGAGAATGGCAACAGTCTACTGAAGGTGGTTACAGTGATTGGCATGAAGAGACTGGCGAAGAATCTGATGAGAACTGGCATGAAAATATGGAACAAGAATGGTCGCGTGAATCACCAGAagatgaagatggagaagaCAGTCATCTCCTGGAAGTACACGAGGAGTGGCATGAGGATGAATCTCATGAAGATGATGAGCATTCAGATCCTCCAAGAGGTCAACGGCCCATTCCTATTAGAAGAGTCAATAGATTTAATCTGCCTGATGATGATAATGTGTACAGCATGGAACTAAGAGAACTCTTAAGCAG gAGAAGTGTTTCTAATCTTCTTCGCAGTGGGTTTCGTGAAAGTTTAGACCAGTTGATACAATCCTATGTTCAACAGCAGGCCCGTGCTCCCCTTGATTGGGACCTGCATAGAACTTTGCCTACCACCACTTTACCAGAGGAAAATCAGGACCAGCACAGGGATGATGCAGATCAGGATCTTCAGGATTCTGTTCCCAGGCCTCCTCCTGTGCTACtacctccaccttttccacctCGACAACCACTATGGCACTCAGCACTGCATCATAGTAATTGGACTAGACAGAGCCTGCATCGTTCAGAAATT GAATGGGATATTATTAATGATTTGAGGGCGGACATGGCTAGGCTTCAGCAAGGGATGAGTCACATGCAGAGAATGTTCGAGGCTTGCATGGATATGCAACTAGAACTGCAACGTTCGATCAGGCAGGAAGTTTCTGCAGCTTTGAACTGCTCTGCTGGAGGACAAG GGGTGAGCGAGGAATTATCTCAGGATGGATCCAAATGGAGCCAAGTGAGGAAAGGGACTTGTTGTGTCTGCTGCGACAGTCATATTGATTCCCTTCTGTACAG ATGTGGGCACATGTGTACCTGTTCAAAATGTGCTAATGAGTTAGTTCGAGGTGGAGGCAAGTGCCCACTATGCCGTGCACCCATTGCCGAGGTGATCCGAGCCTATTCTATACTGTAA
- the LOC103698694 gene encoding glycerol-3-phosphate 2-O-acyltransferase 4-like codes for MERKMAPGTPTEHRSFPSVAECDPSGRESHSAAADLDGTLLVSRSSFPYFFLLAVEAGSLLRGVALLVLSPLILVVYKLVSEAAGIQILIYVAVAGLRMRDVELAARAVLPRFYAADVRADSWAAFRACGRRRVVVTANPTVMVEAFAKEYLGASAVLGTELEVDGRTGRATGRVAPPGVLVGRRKREAVEREFGAALPELGLGDRESDHDFLALCKESYMVHPDPKAARVPPEKLDARTIFHDGRLVQRPDPGTALLTLLWLPLGFALSVFRVFFNLPVPAPYVRYTYALTGIRLSIRGSPPPPPSPGSPGSLFVCNHRTALDPILVSIALGRSLSCVTYSVSRLSASISPIPAIALSRDRDADAARIAALLKHGDLVICPEGTTCREPFLLRFSALFAELSDRIVPVAINTKQNVFYGSTVRGWKFFDAYFFFMNPRPAYEVTFLEPLREEQTCKGGKTAIEVANYVQEVIAGALGFERTTLTRKDKYIKLGGNDGKLESMKSFNKES; via the exons ATGGAGAGAAAAATGGCTCCCGGCACGCCGACGGAGCACCGTAGCTTCCCGTCCGTCGCTGAGTGCGACCCTTCAGGCCGGGAGTCCCACTCAGCCGCCGCCGACCTCGACGGCACCCTCCTCGTCTCCCGGAGCTCCTTCCCTTACTTCTTCCTCCTCGCTGTCGAGGCTGGAAGCCTCCTCCGCGGCGTCGCCCTCCTCGTGCTCTCGCCGCTCATCCTCGTCGTCTATAAATTGGTCTCGGAGGCGGCGGGGATCCAGATCTTGATCTACGTGGCGGTGGCGGGACTCCGGATGCGGGACGTGGAGCTGGCGGCGCGGGCGGTGCTGCCGCGGTTCTATGCGGCGGACGTGCGGGCGGACAGCTGGGCAGCGTTCCGCGCGTGCGGGCGGCGGCGGGTGGTGGTGACGGCGAACCCGACGGTGATGGTGGAGGCGTTTGCGAAGGAGTATTTGGGGGCGAGCGCGGTGCTGGGGACGGAGCTGGAGGTGGACGGGAGGACAGGGCGGGCGACGGGAAGGGTGGCGCCGCCCGGGGTGCTGGTGGGTCGGCGGAAGCGGGAGGCTGTGGAGAGGGAATTCGGGGCGGCGCTGCCGGAGCTGGGGCTCGGGGATCGGGAGTCCGATCACGACTTTTTGGCGCTCTGCAAG GAATCGTACATGGTCCATCCAGACCCGAAGGCCGCCCGGGTCCCGCCGGAGAAGCTGGACGCCCGGACCATCTTCCACGACGGCCGGCTGGTCCAGCGGCCGGACCCAGGCACCGCCCTGCTCACCCTTCTATGGCTCCCGTTGGGCTTCGCCCTCTCCGTCTTCCGtgtcttcttcaacctccccGTCCCGGCCCCCTACGTCCGCTACACCTACGCCCTCACCGGCATCCGCCTCTCCATCCGCGGCTCCCCGCCTCCACCACCCTCGCCGGGCTCTCCTGGGTCCCTCTTCGTCTGCAACCACCGCACGGCCCTCGACCCCATCCTCGTCAGCATCGCCCTGGGCCGCTCCCTTTCCTGCGTCACCTACAGCGTCAGCCGCCTGTCTGCCTCCATCTCCCCCATCCCCGCCATCGCCCTCTCCCGCGACCGCGACGCCGACGCCGCCCGCATCGCTGCCTTGCTCAAGCATGGCGACCTCGTCATCTGCCCCGAGGGCACCACCTGCCGCGAGCCCTTCCTCCTCCGCTTCTCCGCGCTCTTCGCCGAGCTCAGCGACCGCATCGTGCCGGTGGCGATCAACACCAAGCAGAACGTGTTCTACGGCTCGACGGTGAGGGGGTGGAAGTTCTTTGATGCCTACTTCTTCTTCATGAATCCGAGGCCTGCATACGAGGTGACGTTCTTGGAGCCGCTGAGGGAGGAGCAGACCTGCAAGGGCGGCAAGACCGCGATTGAGGTGGCGAACTACGTGCAGGAGGTGATTGCCGGAGCGCTAGGGTTCGAGCGCACCACGCTCACGAGGAAGGACAAGTACATAAAACTTGGAGGCAATGACGGCAAGCTGGAGTCCATGAAGTCCTTCAACAAGGAATCTTGA
- the LOC103698653 gene encoding probable aquaporin PIP1-2, with the protein MEGKEEDVRVGANKFAERQPIGTAAQTQDKDYKEPPPAPLFELEELWSWSFYRAGIAEFMATFLFLYITILTVMGVVQAKSKCSTVGIQGIAWAFGGMIFALVYCTAGISGGHINPAVTFGLLLARKLSLTRALLYMVMQCLGAICGAGVVKGFQKGIYESNGGGANVVAPGYTKGDGLGAEIIGTFVLVYTVFSATDAKRSARDSHVPLLAPLPIGFAVFLVHLATIPITGTGINPARSLGAAIIYNKDHAWDDQWIFWVGPFIGAALAAFYHQIVIRAIPFKSRP; encoded by the exons atggaaGGGAAAGAGGAGGATGTTAGGGTGGGAGCCAACAAGTTCGCAGAGAGGCAGCCAATAGGGACGGCAGCCCAGACCCAGGACAAGGACTACAAGGAGCCCCCACCAGCTCCCTTGTTTGAGCTGGAGGAGCTCTGGTCGTGGTCCTTCTACAGGGCTGGGATAGCAGAGTTCATGGccaccttcctcttcctctacaTCACCATCCTTACTGTCATGGGTGTGGTCCAGGCCAAAAGCAAGTGCTCCACTGTGGGCATCCAAGGGATTGCTTGGGCCTTTGGTGGCATGATCTTTGCCCTGGTCTACTGTACTGCTGGGATCTCTG GTGGCCACATCAACCCGGCTGTCACCTTTGGGCTGCTGTTGGCGAGGAAGCTTTCCCTGACCAGGGCTCTGTTATACATGGTGATGCAGTGCCTGGGAGCCATCTGCGGTGCTGGTGTGGTCAAGGGGTTTCAGAAGGGGATCTATGAGAGCAATGGTGGAGGAGCCAATGTTGTGGCTCCTGGCTACACCAAGGGTGATGGCTTGGGTGCAGAGATCATTGGCACCTTTGTCCTTGTCTACACTGTCTTCTCTGCCACCGATGCCAAGAGGAGTGCCAGGGACTCTCATGTGCCT CTCCTTGCTCCCTTGCCTATTGGGTTTGCTGTTTTCCTTGTTCACCTGGCCACCATCCCCATCACTGGAACTGGTATCAACCCCGCCAGGAGCCTTGGGGCTGCCATCATCTACAACAAGGACCATGCTTGGGATGACCAG tGGATTTTCTGGGTGGGACCATTCATTGGAGCTGCACTTGCTGCGTTTTACCACCAGATAGTCATCAGGGCAATCCCATTCAAGAGCAGGCCTTGA